tgaaccagaccacccccccccactgctctcaatattaaacacaagcattctactgaaccagacccccccccccactgctctcaatattaaacacaagcattctactgaaccagcccccccccactgctctcaatattaaacacaagcattctactgaaccagccccccccactgctctcaatattaaacacaagcattctactgaaccagcccccccactgctctcaatattaaacacaagcattctactgaaccagaccactcccccccactgctctcaatattaaacagaagcattctactgaaccagaccactcccccccactgctctcaatattaaacacaagcattctactgaaccagaccactcccccccactgctctcaatattaaacacaagcattctactgaaccagaccactcccccccactgctctcaatattaaacacaagcattctactgaaccagaccaccccccccactgctctcaatattaaacagaagcattctactgaaccagacccccccccccactgctctcaatattaaacacaagcattctactgaaccagaccactcccccccactgctctcaatattaaacacaagcattctactgaaccagaccaccccccccactgctctcaatattaaacacaagcattctactgaaccagaccaccccccccactgctctcaatattaaacacaagcattctactgaaccagaccacccccccccactgctctcaatattaaacagaagcattctactgaaccagaccactcccccccactgctctcaatattaaacacaagcattctactgaaccagacccccccccccactgctctcaatattaaacacaagcattctactgaaccagacccccccccccactgctctcaatattaaacacaagcattccactgaaccagacccccccccccactgctctcaatattaaacacaagcattctactgaaccagacccccccccccactgctctcaatattaaacacaagcattctactgaaccagaccactcccccccactgctctcaatattaaacacaagcattctactgaaccagaccactcccccccactgctctcaatattaaacacaagcattctactgaaccagacccctcccccccactgctctcaatattaaacacaagcattctactgaaccagaccaccccccccactgctctcaatattaaacacaagcattctactgaaccagaccacccccccccactgctctcaatattaaacacaagcattctactgaaccagacccccccccccactgctctcaatattaaacacaagcattccactgaaccagacccccccccccactgctctcaatattaaacacaagcattctactgaaccagacccccccccccactgctctcaatattaaacacaagcattctactgaaccagccccccccactgctctcaatattaaacacaagcattctactgaaccagcccccccccactgctctcaatattaaacagaagcattctactgaaccagaccactcccccccactgctctcaatattaaacagaagcattctactgaaccagaccccccccccccactgctctcaatattaaacagaagcattctactgaaccagcccccctcccccccactgctctcaatattaaacacaagcattctactgaaccagaccactcccccccactgctctcaatattaaacacaagcattctactgaaccagaccactcccccccactgctctcaatattaaacacaagcattctactgaaccagaccccccccccccactgctctcaatattaaacacaagcattctactgaaccagaccacccccccccactgctctcaatattaaacacaagcattctactgaaccagacccccccccccactgctctcaatattaaacacaagcattctactgaaccagacccccccccccactgctctcaatattaaacacaagcattctactgaaccagaccactcccccccactgctctcaatattaaacacaagcattctactgaaccagacccccccccactgctctcaatattaaacacaagcattctactgaaccagacccccccccccactgctctcaatattaaacacaagcattctactgaaccagacccccccccccactgctctcaatattaaacacaagcattctactgaaccagaccaccccccccactgctctcaatattaaacacaagcattctactgaaccagacccccccccccactgctctcaatattaaacacaagcattctactgaaccagacccccccccccactgctctcaatattaaacacaagcattctactgaaccagaccacccccccccactgctctcaatattaaacacaagcattctactgaaccagaccacccccccccactgctctcaatattaaacacaagcattctactgaaccagacccccccccccactgctctcaatattaaacacaagcattctactgaaccagaccccccccccccactgctctcaatattaaacacaagcattctactgaaccagcccccccccactgctctcaatattaaacacaagcattctactgaaccagacccccccccccactgctctcaatattaaacacaagcattctactgaaccagacccccccccccactgctctcaatattaaacacaagcattctaccccccccccccccccccccccccacaagccCTCagccccccccactgctctcaaacacaagcattctactgaaccagcccccccccactgctctcaatattaaacacaagcattctactgaaccagacccccccccccactgctctcaatattaaacacaagcattctactgaaccagacccccccccccactgctctcaatattaaacacaagcattctactgaaccagacccccccccccactgctctcaatattaaacacaagcattctactgaaccagacccccccccccactgctctcaatattaaacacaagcattctactgaaccagaccactcccccccactgctctcaatattaaacacaagcattctactgaaccagacccccccccccactgctctcaatattaaacacaagcattctactgaaccagaccacccccccccactgctctcaatattaaacacaagcattctactgaaccagaccaccccccccactgctctcaatattaaacagaagcattctactgaaccagacccccccccccactgctctcaatattaaacacaagcattctactgaaccagaccaccCCCcccaagcattctactgaaccagcccccccccccactgctctcaatattaaacacaagcattctactgaaccagaccactcccccccactgctctcaatattaaacacaagcattctactgaaccagccccccccactgctctcaatattaaacacaagcattctactgaaccagaccactcccccccactgctctcaatattaaacacaagcattctactgaaccagaccaccccccccactgctctcaatattaaacacaagcattctactgaaccagaccacccccccccactgctctcaatattaaacacaagcattctactgaaccagacccccccccccactgctctcaatattaaacacaagcattctactgaaccagaccacccccccccactgctctcaatattaaacacaagcattctactgaaccagaccccccccccccactgctctcaatattaaacacaagcattctactgaaccagacccccccccccactgctctcaatattaaacacaagcattctactgaaccagaccactcccccccactgctctcaatattaaacacaagcattctactgaaccacccccccccccactgctctcaatattaaacacaagcattctactgaaccagacccccccccccactgctctcaatattaaacacaagcattctactgaaccagacccccccccccactgctctcaatattaaacacaagcattctactgaaccagacccccccccccactgctctcaatattaaacacaagcattctactgaaccccccccccccccccactgctctcaatattaaacacaagcattctactgaaccacccccccccccactgctctcaatattaaacacaagcattctactgaaccagacccccccccccactgctctcaatattaaacacaagcattctactgaaccagacccccccccccactgctctcaatattaaacacaagcattccactgaaccagacccccccccccactgctctcaatattaaacacaagcattccactgaaccagacccccccccccactgctctcaatattaaacacaagcattctactgaaccagccccccccccccgttgacGAGAGTTATATTGGTATGTTTGTAGGTGCGAGTTAAACACAAGTCGTGGGGGGTGCGAAGTTATAATTTTTGTTCGTCACGAGAGTTATAATTTGTTCGTAAGATGACTTGACTTGGtcgggtggggggtgggggggtgacgAGTCAATATTAAAGGGACCAAATGCTCCATAAGTTCAAAACCTATCAAGTTTTTAAACTCATACATCATCATTAATATTTTGGTCTCGCATATTTTTCTACTGAGTTCCCAAAACAAACTAGCTTGCTTCTTCAATCTTCCAAACTGTGCTTGCTCTGCTCTCTGGACCAGAACACGAAGCTTGTAGGAAAGTAGCAAGTGAAGTTCTGCTTTCGTTACATTTCTTCAAGCTGCATCAACACAACTCACATCAAGCTGAACTCGAGGGCAGCTCACTTTTTATTTCATACATTCGTTTAATAGTAGGGATATTTTAATGACCACATCtctttattttactccaaaatgtatataatgttatacattttacacttataactttaaagtatgtttcgatgctcttttaaaaaatgcaattctagTACACTGCGGTttcagatctgtcctctaaatcactgattaaacaataaaaataaaacataacaagttctctggcttttcagttcaGTTCCACATCATGGAGAGACATtgatgtgttacctgtttgaccatgtgggcaataatccttacatcagtgcactagaggggatatttttaaaacagactttaaagttatattacaaaagttgtcaggatgttagcaatgaaaataaaaatgacaggtaggttatttaaacagttgaagcaacacGTAGGGCCGAGTAACGTTACAGTTTTTGAACCCTGTTACTTACTTGTTAAACTTAGCATTTTTACTATAGTACAGCTAAATAGACAgcgaaaaaaaaatcaattaaacttCTGAGCAATTTCTTTCTGTCAGCAGCCGCAAACATGTTACAGTCACAAttgtgaattgtgaaaaaaaaaacccaaaccgaTCCAAGTATTCGCAGGTCCAGGTCCGACGCAGAGTATAGCATGCTTGAACCACACAATGCAGCTGTGTTACCTgcatgattaaaaataataccAATCCTCCGTGAAGATCCATACACATGCTTGCTACACTGGTATTATTTGGGTGAGTTTATAAAAGTAGGCACAAATAAAATCATAGACCATGCAAAGCTACATGTTGAGCATCATTCAGTCATTCAAGTCGTAATACAGTTATTGGACAATATAGTTTTTCGTTAGTTCTTACAAGACAAATCCTCCAGGCGGTTCCCCAGTAATGACGGTGCTGTCTTGTCTCTGGGATGCTACATACCTGGGTCAGGATACTCGTTCCCATCGGttcatttaatttcaaattaAGTTTAATTCCTAAACCCTGAAACTCGTTCACCACAACGAGTTATGGATTGCTCCTGACTTAAATTGCAGACAAGTTTCCATTCTGCACATTCCCGCTCCCAGACACTGAATGCATTGACAGCCCCAGTTAAACTGACAGCAGAGAAGCCTCTTGTGACATGTCTGCGTCACCGCCCACTTTCTGACACAATCAGAGTGCAAGCATTTTCAATGTATGCTCTTAGGAGTgttgtacaaatacaaatattacaaggATTCATAATgcaaacttaacatttttttcctAATGAGTGAAAAGTCCCACTTAACATCTTTAAGGTTTCTCTCCTCTCTGAATTCACTGGTGTGACACAGAAATTCTCCCATAGTCAGAGCAGTGATAGTTTCTATCTTGAGTGAGTTCGCTGATGTTTTTTCAGGTGTCCTGaatgactgaaactcttcccacatacagaacagtgatatggtttctctcctgtgtgaattcgccgGTGTGCTGTCAGGTCTCCGGACTGTctaaaactcttcccacattcagtgcagtgatatggtttctctcctgtgtgaattcgctggtgtgttctCAGGTCTCCGGACTGACTGAAAcgcttcccacagtcagagcagtgatatggtttctctcctgtgtgaattcgccgGTGTGTTTGAAGGTGTGCTGACCGACTGAATCTCTttccacagtcagaacagtgatacggtttctctcctgtgtgaatttgaCGGTGTCTTTGAAGGTGTTCTGaccgactgaaactcttcccacagtcagaacagtgatacggtttctctcctgtgtgaaatCTCTGGTGTTTTTTCAGACTGGCTTTTCTaatgaaactcttcccacagtcagagcaatacAAGTTCTGTTCaatgtgaattcgttggtgttttttcaggttgTCTTTTctactgaaactcttcccacagtcagagcagctaaacggtttctctcctgtgtgaatttgctggtgtatTTTCAGGTGTTTTGCATTACTTAaattcttcccacagtcagagcattGATGCAATATCCCTTCTTTATGAATTCTCTGGTGCATTTTACAATGGTCTAACTGGGCGAAACCTTTCccacagtcaggatattctccaCAGTCTGGCTTCgctttagctgctggactggaaTCTGCAAAATATGAaaaggaaagaaagtaagagggaCTGCTTGTAGGCTTAGAGTATATGGTTAGGTGGTGGAATGGATTAAATCATGTGAATTTCAGCTGTGGGAGCATGCACTAGGTTACACCAGGTTAAAAGCTCAGTTTAACATAAAAGCTTTTATATGTAAAAGCAAAGTCAATAAAGACATGCTGATGAAACCGAGCCCTGCGATCAAAATCTGACTCAAACCTCCTGTAGTGTTTCAGGTCTATTTCCCTGAACAAACTCTACAATTCTATCTTTCTCATCATgtcattttaacttttttctaTCGTGAGGTATATACAGATACACAGAACTACAGTGTAATccacatcagaaaaaacaacacCCAGTCAGAACAGCTGTCAATGATGTGCTTGGAGACTGgaactgctccctctctctctctctgtgtgtttgcatatcgtcttttttttattggttttaaagGTATGCAATCACAGTACATTAGTaatttgcagcaccatgcaagaGCATTGCATTACATTGGTAACATGATATCCATATCTTAGGTTCACCAGTAATGAGTCCTATCTTTAACTGGTTGGAGTGGTACAGGAAAAACAAGCACCTAGTAATCTAACCTACATGCTCCTTCCCTCTCCACCACACTGTGGATATCACACAATCTAGAATGACAACTTCACAGTtactgggagtcactcacctgctagactgTGTTTTGAATATGAACGCCCGTCTTCCTTTCCACCTCCTTGCATGCTGTTGGGATAGCCTTCCGCTCCAGCACCTTGCTCTCTCATGCAGATTCTCTCCAGAACCACGCTACACTTCTGCAggcgtacaggctccagctcagggatgtttggtttGAAGTCCTCAAATTCTTCCTTCCCTGGTTCCATGTGGTCAAGCTCTACTTCATGGGGCTCCTGTTTAATATGGGCAGTTTCCATCACCTCTTCTTTAACATgaaggggttcttctgtctggGGGATCTGCAATTCATTGTGCTCAGTTTTAATCTCAGAGATCTGTAAATGATAGTAGTCACATAtctcctgtttaatggggagggaagccagGCCAGAGAACTCCATTTTATTGGGGACAATTTCAGGTTCAAGGAACTCCTCTTTAATCTGGACAGACTCCATCTTCACACGGTCCATGGCAGCACACGGGATTCCGTTTAGTAGctgctaaatataaataaataaataaataaataaaaacgtaatAAATGTGCTACTAGCGCCAGTCAAGGGGCCGACAAAATCTGATCTTAATAGctggttgtcacaaagacggctgtagtgggtgacgtcagaccagaaacaggaaccaacacagaacagacagagagaagtggagttttggtgaagctgagtgcttgcttgggCTCAGCActtaatgattaaacaaacagaaaataaaagtttgaaagacaaacaaaacacaggacacggcactggtagccaaaacagagacaaacaaaaatggactacacagacaaacacggtgagctgttattatgatttactattcccgaacacacaacccgagtgagtgaaaacatgatgcttttatgcagctgtactgagactcgattgctaatcaatcattcagttggagtctcagtacaactgtaagtgaataaataaagtgaaattccctgtgctcgcatattattacattttacttgcacgtgaagtgctgtgcaatccttgtgcctaaatacacatatacattttaaacactcgagcgcataacccatattatgtCCTGTAAACCAACTACAATaaaccaatattaacacactacacacaacacaaaacacaaataaatagctcaggggcggggcactttgccgcACAGGTTTACACAATTTatcacaatttatatatatatattcacacacacacacacacacacacacacgtgcactccacttataacagactccaagggacaatggaaattGTACTTTATAAACAATGTATGTAGTAAACACAATTCTAAATGCTGtctgtaactgtaaacagaaGTACcctatatataaacaatacaagaaagcttacTTGCCAAAGAATGGGAacttattatttgtacaaaacacaccCTGTGGGCTGTACAGTGTAATAAGTAGTACCCTTTTACGAATGGAATAAAAGGAAACAGCTGTCACACACTAcggtccatttttggggaaaagttatattttaggcTCAAGGGACCAGGctattttgttgaagaatgcttgaGATTAAACACAaaacctaaccattaagaatcatctgaAGTCCTAAAGGCAGTTTCTAGCAGATATTTGCTTGTGCTGCTGTGGGGCTATTTTATCTAGGGGTATTGTATGAGGCGCTATTAGGGACATAATTCAAACTGACACTTACTTTACACACTGAAATGGCATGCGGTGCACAGTGAAATCTCACACGCTACATACTGAAATCGCATacactgtacagtgaaacctcataCACTATACAGTAGTGAAATTGcatatacctttaaaaaaaaatcctcaatttatttattcatttatttattttaaacagatgcacTGCAGCTATTGTCTTGCTCGGTGTGTAttcaaacaaaattaataacatttgtttCTAGTTATCGGTGATTATTACAATTAGTTCATTCATTAATTCTTAAAGGGACATATTCAGCATTACAGTAAAACATTACACAACAGTTGTTTTTATCAATAACTTATTTTACAATTCAATTATTTTGCAACAATACAATTACAGAACTGGAACCAATGAAAGTGCCTCATTTAACCCTCAGTTCAAAGCATGTGTATCAATTTCTCTTCTTTTTGTAACAATATTTCATCACTATCACCACCCCTCTTAGAGGGTATTGAACTGGTTAAGGACATATGTCATGTCCCATTTGGGTTAAATTGCCTTGCTACTGACGATTTCTTATAGCACTTTTGTGTTCacaaattcagttttttaaatctatttttgttttaccaaCGAAACACAATCAACATGGGCATGTCAATAAATACACCACATATTTCGTGTGACAGAGTAGCCTGCCTAGAACTTTCAATCGTTTGCCAGGAAGAAGaacaaaaagtatttattacCTTCTAATCACTGTATTGCAATTTACACAATTAT
This window of the Polyodon spathula isolate WHYD16114869_AA chromosome 24, ASM1765450v1, whole genome shotgun sequence genome carries:
- the LOC121298680 gene encoding zinc finger protein 501-like gives rise to the protein MMLHTRLQGADDKQQLLNGIPCAAMDRVKMESVQIKEEFLEPEIVPNKMEFSGLASLPIKQEICDYYHLQISEIKTEHNELQIPQTEEPLHVKEEVMETAHIKQEPHEVELDHMEPGKEEFEDFKPNIPELEPVRLQKCSVVLERICMREQGAGAEGYPNSMQGGGKEDGRSYSKHSLADSSPAAKAKPDCGEYPDCGKGFAQLDHCKMHQRIHKEGILHQCSDCGKNLSNAKHLKIHQQIHTGEKPFSCSDCGKSFSRKDNLKKHQRIHIEQNLYCSDCGKSFIRKASLKKHQRFHTGEKPYHCSDCGKSFSRSEHLQRHRQIHTGEKPYHCSDCGKRFSRSAHLQTHRRIHTGEKPYHCSDCGKRFSQSGDLRTHQRIHTGEKPYHCTECGKSFRQSGDLTAHRRIHTGEKPYHCSVCGKSFSHSGHLKKHQRTHSR